Proteins from a single region of Hordeum vulgare subsp. vulgare chromosome 6H, MorexV3_pseudomolecules_assembly, whole genome shotgun sequence:
- the LOC123402445 gene encoding acetylglutamate kinase-like has product MLLTKPHPARILPSAFLPNPNLNAARASTLASPAPHGRRGLRVSASSLAPAGPASASHPTSAALNRVDVLSEALPFIQRFKGKTVVVKYGGAAMKSPELQASVIRDLVLLSCVGLRPVLVHGGGPEINSWLQRVGVEPQFRNGLRVTDALTMEVVEMVLVGKVNKQLVSLISLAGATAVGLCGKDARLLTARPSPDAAALGFVGEVTRVDPSVLHPIIASGHIPVIATVAADETGQAYNINADTAAGEIAAAIGAEKLLLITDVSGILADRDDPGSLVKEIDIAGVRRMVAEGKVGGGMIPKVECCVRALAQGVHTASIIDGRVPHSLLLEILTDEGTGTMITG; this is encoded by the coding sequence ATGCTCCTAACCAAGCCCCACCCCGCCCGCATCCTCCCCTCCGCATTCCTCCCGAATCCTAACCTCAACGCTGCCCGCGCCAGCACCCTCGCTTCGCCCGCGCCCCATGGACGCCGCGGGCTCCGCGTCTCGGCCTCCTCCCTGGCGCCGGCGGGGCCGGCGTCCGCTTCCCATCCAACGTCCGCGGCGCTGAACCGCGTGGACGTTCTGTCGGAGGCGCTCCCCTTCATCCAGCGGTTCAAGGGCAAGACGGTGGTGGTGAAGTACGGCGGCGCGGCCATGAAGTCGCCGGAGCTGCAGGCGTCGGTGATCCGCGACCTGGTCCTCCTCTCCTGCGTCGGCCTGCGCCCCGTGCTCGTGCACGGCGGCGGCCCGGAGATTAACTCCTGGCTGCAGCGCGTCGGCGTCGAGCCGCAGTTCCGCAACGGCCTCCGCGTGACCGACGCGCTCACCATGGAGgtcgtggagatggtgctggttggCAAGGTCAACAAGCAGCTCGTCTCCCTCATCAGCCTCGCCGGCGCCACCGCCGTCGGTCTCTGCGGCAAGGACGCGCGCCTCCTCACCGCGCGCCCCTCCCCCGACGCCGCGGCCCTCGGGTTCGTCGGCGAGGTGACGCGCGTCGACCCCTCCGTGCTCCACCCGATCATCGCCTCCGGCCACATCCCGGTCATCGCCACCGTGGCCGCCGACGAGACCGGGCAGGCCTACAACATCAACGCCGACACCGCGGCGGGGGAGATCGCGGCCGCCATTGGCGCCGAGAAGCTGCTGCTGATCACCGACGTGTCCGGCATACTCGCGGACCGGGACGACCCCGGGAGCCTGGTGAAGGAGATTGACATCGCCGGCGTGCGGCGGATGGTGGCCGAGGGGAAGGTTGGTGGGGGGATGATACCCAAGGTGGAGTGCTGCGTGCGGGCGCTGGCGCAGGGCGTGCACACGGCCAGCATCATTGACGGCCGCGTCCCGCACTCCCTCCTGCTGGAAATCCTCACCGACGAAggaaccggcactatgatcactGGCTGA
- the LOC123402446 gene encoding uncharacterized protein LOC123402446, whose protein sequence is MRNPPGRHLLRVATRAVRSSSGLGGSGSGAGASTSATSPAAAPSGGRQRGGGMLLRATSPPPPSAVSAAASWESRTLRRDGEDDWEEVVAAAPGAGDAEVDSDYRVVFWSPPTGDEVRAAFSSIQEVFEGSYYDVDSDETQKQIALLSNSEDSSSSNSSGSDDWVEPAAYVLNSTALLTREHRNVLDAFRLLQRDPNVQKMVMSLSCDRTVWDAVMNNEAVQEFRRSFQDGKEVNRKGNPCGPAAVLKWILANTQAKITEFFDNISKIVSMLFHPQSEEDKPDLYNDAVKVSFMLSVFVFIVVAVARTNYEPWDFEVR, encoded by the exons ATGAGGAACCCGCCCGGCCGGCACCTCCTGCGCGTGGCCACCCGCGCCGTGCGCTCCTCGTCCGGGCTCGGCGGCtccggctccggcgccggcgcctCCACCTCCGCCACGTCCCCCgcggccgccccctccggcggccGCCAGCGCGGCGGAGGCATGCTCCTGCGGGCCACCTCGCCGCCcccgccctccgccgtctctgccGCCGCGAGCTGGGAATCCCGCACCCTGCGCCGGGACGGGGAGGACGACTGGGAGGAGGTCGTCGCCGCGGCTCCGGGCGCCGGCGACGCCGAGGTGGACAGCGACTACAGGGTTGTGTTCTGGTCCCCGCCCACCGGGGACGAAGTCCGCGCCGCCTTCTCTAGTATCCAGGA GGTGTTTGAGGGTTCTTATTATGATGTGGATTCAGATGAAACTCAGAAACAAATAGCATTGTTGTCAAACTCAGAGGATTCTTCATCAAGCAATTCATCAGGATCAGATGATTGGGTCGAACCTGCTGCATATGTTCTGAACTCAACTGCTCTTCTGACCAGGGAGCATAGGAATGTTTTGGATGCCTTCCGTCTACTGCAAAGAGACCCTAATGTTCAG AAAATGGTTATGTCCTTGTCATGTGATAGGACTGTATGGGATGCTGTAATGAATAACGAGGCAGTGCAAGAATTCAGGAGATCTTTCCAGGATG GCAAAGAAGTTAATAGAAAGGGAAACCCTTGTGGTCCTGCTGCAGTGCTTAAGTGGATCCTTGCCAACACCCAGGCAAAAATAACGGAATTCTTCGATAATATATCGAAGATTGTCAGCATGCTCTTCCACCCTCAAAGCGAAGAAGATAAACCCGACCTGTACAACGATGCAGTGAAGGTGTCTTTCATGCTCTCGGTGTTTGTCTTCATCGTGGTGGCCGTTGCTCGTACCAA TTATGAGCCGTGGGATTTCGAAGTGCGGTGA